A genomic region of Oncorhynchus mykiss isolate Arlee chromosome 16, USDA_OmykA_1.1, whole genome shotgun sequence contains the following coding sequences:
- the adprh gene encoding LOW QUALITY PROTEIN: ADP-ribosylarginine hydrolase (The sequence of the model RefSeq protein was modified relative to this genomic sequence to represent the inferred CDS: inserted 1 base in 1 codon; deleted 3 bases in 3 codons) gives MKLPSQRYLLQQGLPPSRTTRLLSGVGDALGYRNQLWEYNDSEPAIHQELQELGGLKNITAQLSDWPVSDDTVLHLATAEALATGKEGEELLQDVAARYVEGMKDMEGRKPGPSSILGVSQLRPGTEGGFRVPYSPDGTGCGAAMRSMCIGLRYPCPEQLSTLVAIAVETGRMTHPHPTVFLGAVVSALFTSYAVQCRPITTWGLGLVKEACPIAKSFCXNFRALLSGRQRDWGYFTEKWEWYLELRGISERTGPVLWPASCGPAERDEVYKSFSLKGWAGRSGHGAPMIALDALLGAGSDWEELMSREGFHGGDSDSTAVIACCCWGLLHGTEGVLPGNYTHLEYRERLESSAEKLYALSHTGADKYDP, from the exons GCCTGCCACCCTCCAGGACTACAAGGCTGCTGAGTGGGGTTGGCGATGCCCTGGGCTACCGCAACCAGCTGTGGGAGTATAACGATTCAGAGCCAGCCATTCACCAG GAGTTGCAAGAGCTTGGTGGGCTGAAGAACATCACAGCACAGCTTTCTGATTGGCCGGTCAGTGATGACACAGTCTTGCACCTGGCCACTGCAGAAGCGCTCGCCACCG GAAAGGAAGGGGAGGAGCTTCTGCAGGATGTGGCTGCTCGTTATGTCGAGGGCATGAAAGACATGGAAGGAAGGAAACCAGGGCCATCAAGCATCTTAG GAGTGTCCCAGTTGAGGCCGGGAACTGAAGGGGGCTTCAGAGTG CCTTACAGCCCTGATGGCACCGGATGTGGGGCAGCCATGAGGTCTATGTGCatcggact ACG GTACCcgtgtccagagcagctgtccaCTCTGGTGGCCATTGCTGTGGAAACAGGAAGGATGACCCACCCTCACCCGACCGTTTTCCTCGGTGCTGTGGTGTCGGCGCTCTTCACCTCATACGCCGTCCAGTGCCGACCAATCACGACCTGGGGGCTGGGCCTGGTCAAGGAGGCCTGTCCAATCGCCAAGAGCTTTT TTAATTTCAGGGCTTTGCtgtcagggagacagagagactggggatACTTCACTGAGAAGTGGGAGTG GTACCTGGAGCTGAGAGGTATT TCCGAGAGGACGGGCCCCGTGCTTTGGCCGGCGTCCTGTGGGCCGGCGGAGAGAGACGAGGTCTATAAGAGCTTCAGCCTGAAGGGCTGGGCGGGCCGCAGCGGCCACGGCGCTCCAATGATCGCCCTGGATGCCCTGCTTGGGGCA GGGTCAGACTGGGAGGAGCTGATGAGCCGTGAGGGCTTCCATGGAG GTGACAGTGACAGTACGGCGGTGATCGCCTGCTGCTGCTGGGGGCTGCTCCATGGCACGGAGGGCGTCCTGCCCGGCAACTACACCCACCTGGAGTACAGGGAGCGGCTGGAGAGCAGCGCTGAAAAGCTCTACGCCCTGTCACACACAGGAGCTGACAAGTACGATCCATAA